TGATGAATTTTATGGACTCTGTGATCCAGGTACTGTGTAATTagacttattttattttattttaaatttcggtttttttttttgtttggtttggtttccGAGAAACCGAGGGGAAGTTTTGTTTGCATGGTGTGGTTATGGTAATCAGAGTCGTAGGATTGGAATGGGAGgtcaaaattattataaaattaaaaacttattcgTTTCTTTTTATGTggaaatgtatttttttcctgttcaatttgaaaatttttagatcTCTAGTCTATGAAAACATTTAGATAGTGAAAGTAATAGTAATGCAATTGAAATGAAATGATTGGAACTTCAAATCTAAAAGTCTAGGTCAAATTAACTGTAGAAAACTCAATTTGAGTTTTACTGTTTTGTTATGATCCAAACAGAGCTTGTTAAGtgtttagttagttagttaatttgtttttttaattcaaaattttttgccCCTTTTGTTTTGCTATAGATAAGGAGAACTTGTGTTTGTATGGGCATCCGAATGAAAGTTGGGAAGTAACTTTGCCGGCTGAGGAAGTTCCACCGGAGCTTCCTGAGCCAGCACTTGGGATCAATTTTGCAAGAGATGGCATGCACCGGAAAGATTGGCTTTCATTGGTTGCAGTGCACAGTGATTCTTGGTTGCTTTCTGTGGCTTTCTATCTTGGAGCTCGTCTTAACCGCAATGAAAGGTAAAATCTTTCACTGTTTTTATTGTTCCTGCCACATTCATGTGCTTCATATGATATTGGAGTTCATTTGAGAAATCTGATATTGATGTATTTGTTGAGCAGATCTTTGGGCGCTCCTGAAAAATTGAATTCCTTGTTGtctcttatatttatttttaagctGAAAATCCATATATAACAAATGGGTCAGCGTCATCACGAAAATCAGTGCAATTTTAATGTATCTCTCAGATGGAGTTCATTGATTTACAATATCAGTTGTGGTGATGACTTTAATTAGCTTTGTTGGCTCTGGGGTTCAAAATGATAGCTTAGTGGTAATGGCATCCTTTGTGGTGTCCCATGTTTGTGGTTCTAACCCCACCTCCCTCTCCCCCTCACTCACtatctacctatcaaaaaaattatctttattgCCTTTGTTGTACTTGTTGGAGTTGGATTTAAAACTTCAAATGCTAGAAGATAGAGCTTAATGGGTTGGGATTCTACATGCTTGATCTGAAatcttgtttcttcttttctagACTTTTTTCAGGCATTGTATTGTGCTCTTAATATTTGGGAGAACTTCTATACACACTCAGTCTACTTCAGAACTCTCCGTGTTTAATAAAGTTCTTATTGTTTGTCAAGAAGAATTATGTGTTGAAAATAGAGCCATTCTAACTTTGACAGGGTGTCTAAGTACTtcctaatttgtttgttttttgaagTTATGTCTgttccttctttttctcaattttcttttactgAAAGATTGTCTTTTTGCCTCATGCTATCATTCTGTTGGCTTACAGGCTGCAGCATCAGAATATGTTCCTTTATTCTTTCTCTCAGTCTACCTAATTTCTTCCAAATGGATCTTGGTTGtctgccatttttttttctgtgttaGTTTAAAAGTTCTAGTAAATCAATTTTCTTTCCCCACTGCTCTTTGCATTTGATGCAATAGTGATTTACATGGTTTAGTTTGAAGCTCCCCTTCCCCCTCCCCTTGGAGCCaacacttaacaaaaaaaaagttttactgATCCAAGAAGCTTTTTTGTCATTCTGTTGTTTggagattcatgaacatggtctGTGTATTCTGGAAGAATTTCAGTCCTAGAATTGAGGGTAAAAACTATGAGCTTAAGATAACTGGAGTTATCACTAGCTGATTTATTTAAAGAATGATCAAGCTTAAGAATGATTTTTAATGGAAAGGAAGGCTGATGAAGCTGTCAACTCTCCAACTGCAATGTTGTTTTAAGTTGTCAGTACTTCTTATTCTATgctgaaacaattttttttgtcacatcTTATAAGTAGTTCAATGATTCAAGTCGAGGGAACGAAAAAAGGTAGATGAGCATGTAATAACATTAGCAGAATTAGTAAAAAGGACTTGTCAATCAAATTGGTGACAGAGTGATTCTAGATAGGATAAAATGGCAAAAAGGATTACATGTGGCTGACCTTGATTACCTGCTTGAGGATCCATAGTTGATTCTAGAGCTTTGGGCCTAAGGTGTAGTTGTTGTTGTAGTGTGAAACATTTTGTATGTAATAATGATATCATATGCCTTTAAAGTAATCATGGCACTGATGGCTAATTGCTAGCAGATATGTGAATATGATTTTAAATCCCATGCTATTTCATGGCATTCTAGGAACTCTCTTGATTCAGTAGCTTTACTTTGCTTATATTGAACTGCTGGGACTGGTACAAGAATCATGGTGAGATACTGCGTTCTAAGGCCATACCTGTTTATGTTCAAAGCCATCTTTCTACagtttatctaaaaaaaagcCATCTTATCCTGTGAGGTTGGCAGTTTTGGGTCAGAGCATGCACGTTAGTGGCGCAATGACATTTATTTTACAGTAGCTGAGAAATCTGAATGGGGCTTGACTGAGCGAGTTATTATTTGTAACTATACAGAGAATTTCAgactcctttttctctcttaaagttcttttttttttttaacatccaCTATTGTTATGATCTAAAAGGAGGTTTTTCATGTATGCAAAATTGCATGCCATTTTCCCTTGTTATAATTGTCTATTTAACATAAATTGAGTTGAATTTTTTGACAGGAAACGTCTATTTAGCTTGATCAATGAACTGCCAACCGTTTTTGAAGTTGTTACAGAGAGGAAGCCTATAAAAGACAAGCCCAGTGTGGATAGCGGAAGCAAGTCTCGGGGCAGCACAAAGGTTAGAAAGATGGAACTTaagctttttttaatttcttgattctCATCTATCATTGAATTCATCATACTTAAGTTAGGGTCTATCAGCCTCTGGCTCTATCTAAGGTTATGTTTGTTAAAATGATaatcaaaatcagaaaaataaatctataaAAATACTGTGTGATGAATGAATGATTATGTGTATTCTAAAATGTCAGCATGCATTTGTCGAAACACTATTCAAGAAATGTATATGATTTAGGCTTGCAAAGCCACCTAATTACCAAATATTGACCTTCTGCAAGAAGAAATGTTATTGGCATTTGGCATACTGGTTTTACTGTTTCATAGTACTAATGCATGCTCATACCTTTAATCATTACTGGGTTCACTGTACTGTAGAGATCAAACGATGGACAAGTTAAGATTAATACTAAGTTTGCTGATGAGAATTTtgaggaggaagaagatgagCATAGTGAAACCCTTTGTGGGAGCTGCGGTGGAAATTACAACGCAGATGAATTTTGGATTGGCTGTGATGTCTGTGAGAGGTGGTACCATGGAAAGTGTGTGAAGATAACACCTGCTAAGGCGGAAAGCATCAAGCAATACAAATGCCCATCTTGTATGAAGAGGGGCAGGCAGTAGTAGTCACTAAAGCCAATGTTGGGAGATGAATAGCATTGTTCCAGTGGCTGacaaaaaaaatggtatagcagtgttacttttttaaaagttaTGTATTGAGTTTGCTCTGTAATATTTATTTCTAACAGATTGTTTCAAAGTGGTTTAAAGCCATCTTCCCCGGTGAATCCTTgttcaaatattttcttatataattaGAATCTGTTAATTTGTGTCAGATTCACCAATAACATACATATATAGTCGGtgaagtgctttttttttttttttttttttttttacatgtacaTACACGTCTATGCATTGTGATTGTAAAGGAATGTGTTCCTTCTGAGTACACATTAGTTTTCTATATTTCTAATTATTTTCTGAATCCCCATTAGGATTTGTATAGAGACCGTTGAATGTGCCCCTATTGGGCCTAAAACTTGACTTTGAAGATTACGACTGCTGCAAAAGATCCAATGCATCAAGGTTAAATTCTTTAAAACGAGCTTTGAGATTGGTGATTCAgttgaatttttaattaatatatactttACAAGTTACACCCAATGCCAGCAAAGCCCCAACTTATGAAGTAATCCAACCATTTTTAATGTTTATGAACCTTGGAAAGTAATCAAAAGGTCAAATTGTCAAACCTGAAGCATGGAGACAATTACGGAGAGCATCAAGGCCCCTTACTATAGAACAAAGCAACGAATTGGTCCGCGGCCCAAGGTGGAAGGTTAGGTGTAACTGGGCCTCAATTGCCTAGTAAGAATTGGGCTTCCTACTAAATCCTATGTTTAGACTTAAATCAAATGGATCATAAAAACGATACATGGGTGTAGCTAACAAATATTCAagctttgtttggttgagatgaTGGACATGCAATGATAGAAAGGATTTGTGTTTTCTACCATGTGTATTTGGTACAGATGCCGGAATAGTGGAAATATGGAGATTATATTGCTATCATGTCATTTTAGAAAAGTGAAATAATAGAAAAGTGAAGGAGtaatgttataattttcttcttaatgGCATATCCCATTATGTTTTCTTCACAATTTGAAAGTGGACTTAGGTGGAAAACTCCAATTATccctattttctttcctcttcattttcactccaaccaaaccttgaaaaattacattttcctCTTCATGCTCCTTCCATCctatttccttcttttcctttccacCCCAACTACACATTGCATTAGACCCATGAAGAAATGGGACGACTCATACGTACGCAAAGTGACTGAATGAGTTGGATCGAGTTGATCCATAGAGTCACATGAGTCagcctttttttcccccttcttttGTCAAAAaccattttcattttattttggttttgataacaTTTAATCTATTTATACAACAATCATATTTATACAATCAAAAGCCTTGTGGCTCGGTAATGTTATCTAATTCTCCCAACAAGGAGAACTTGAATTGGAATCTCCTTGTAGGAGCCTTTTTTGCGTATTGTGcgttgggctgggctgcctcttGCGGTAATGGACCCGAATGTTtttgagtaagggagttggggccggtccaattgtaactcaacttgggccggtttgtgcacaaactatgcctcgtTTGCCAGGAGTAGGCTTgcggcaagcagaactgtttcagatgagttacggtaggcagatataataataatagcaaaaCATAGTactctgactatttaaata
The sequence above is drawn from the Quercus robur chromosome 7, dhQueRobu3.1, whole genome shotgun sequence genome and encodes:
- the LOC126692379 gene encoding PHD finger protein ALFIN-LIKE 1-like isoform X1, with translation MEMAASPRTVEEIFKDYSGRRAGVVRALTYDVDEFYGLCDPDKENLCLYGHPNESWEVTLPAEEVPPELPEPALGINFARDGMHRKDWLSLVAVHSDSWLLSVAFYLGARLNRNERKRLFSLINELPTVFEVVTERKPIKDKPSVDSGSKSRGSTKRSNDGQVKINTKFADENFEEEEDEHSETLCGSCGGNYNADEFWIGCDVCERWYHGKCVKITPAKAESIKQYKCPSCMKRGRQ
- the LOC126692379 gene encoding PHD finger protein ALFIN-LIKE 1-like isoform X2 gives rise to the protein MEMAASPRTVEEIFKDYSGRRAGVVRALTYDVDEFYGLCDPDKENLCLYGHPNESWEVTLPAEEVPPELPEPALGINFARDGMHRKDWLSLVAVHSDSWLLSVAFYLGARLNRNERKRLFSLINELPTVFEVVTERKPIKDKPSVDSGSKSRGSTKRSNDGQVKINTKFADENFEEEEDEHSETLCGSCGGNYNADEFWIGCDVCERWYHGKCVKITPAKAESIKQYKCPSCMKRGRQ